A window of Marinitoga sp. 38H-ov contains these coding sequences:
- a CDS encoding putative CRISPR-associated protein yields the protein MSDTLISTVGASLLSNLRTNETLKGLYEKNKSEEIVNYFLNLKEDPENYRGFGAEINSIISILKKGYLTNRKNLYFLVSDTLDGKKIGNILKNFFEKSEYSFEKVEVKVSYKLDDSNPYDFKMYGLKNLIKNMASIIRQHYGSVIINATGGYKAQIAFALALGQGLKVPVYYRFERFPEVIELEPLPLHLDPNLYFICRDLFEELNDDIKLFLEYESIYKSLSKEARIFFDIISIDNEKYISISPMGQIYIESIKNEFFYLSDKIALKKRENNLLLLSSESEGHSKELINKYNLKKVFEEFEYIEKIRVLRFSLSEKSSKAKVKIRGNNLIIILQTKQGIIHLEAETTARDEKELEIIKIKLEEYLSNKF from the coding sequence ATGAGTGATACGTTAATAAGTACTGTTGGTGCTAGTCTTTTAAGTAATTTAAGAACTAATGAAACATTAAAAGGATTATATGAAAAAAATAAATCGGAGGAAATTGTTAATTATTTTTTGAATTTAAAAGAAGATCCAGAAAATTATAGGGGGTTTGGTGCTGAAATAAATTCAATAATAAGCATTTTAAAAAAAGGTTATTTAACCAATAGAAAAAATTTATATTTTTTGGTTTCTGATACTCTAGATGGAAAAAAAATTGGAAATATATTAAAGAATTTTTTTGAAAAATCGGAATATAGTTTTGAAAAAGTTGAAGTTAAAGTGAGCTATAAATTAGATGATTCAAATCCATATGATTTTAAAATGTATGGATTAAAAAATTTAATAAAAAATATGGCTAGTATAATAAGACAACATTATGGAAGTGTAATAATTAATGCTACAGGTGGATATAAAGCACAAATAGCTTTTGCTCTAGCTTTGGGACAAGGGTTAAAGGTTCCAGTATATTATAGATTTGAAAGATTTCCAGAAGTTATAGAGTTAGAACCTTTACCATTACATTTGGATCCAAATTTATATTTTATATGCAGAGATTTATTTGAAGAATTAAATGATGATATAAAATTATTTTTGGAATATGAATCAATATATAAATCATTATCTAAAGAAGCTAGAATATTTTTTGATATTATTTCAATTGATAATGAGAAATATATATCAATTAGCCCCATGGGACAAATATATATTGAAAGTATAAAAAATGAATTCTTTTATTTATCAGATAAAATAGCTCTTAAAAAAAGAGAAAATAACTTGTTACTTTTAAGTAGTGAATCAGAAGGACATTCTAAAGAATTAATAAATAAATATAATTTAAAAAAAGTTTTTGAGGAATTTGAATATATTGAAAAAATCAGAGTTTTAAGATTTTCCTTAAGTGAAAAATCTTCTAAAGCTAAAGTGAAGATAAGGGGAAATAATTTAATAATTATATTACAAACAAAACAAGGGATAATACATTTGGAAGCGGAAACAACCGCACGTGATGAAAAAGAATTAGAAATAATAAAAATTAAATTAGAGGAATATTTAAGTAATAAATTTTAA
- the cmr5 gene encoding type III-B CRISPR module-associated protein Cmr5, with the protein MKRENSTKLIAKDLVLKNANKSYKKEYRSFIKGLGSMIIQNGLYGTLVFLKAKGKEHHLQIFNDIEEFLTKKDLIKGDDLLEFLEKTDNLSLIQDRVLEFANWYRRYVDIFIGGD; encoded by the coding sequence ATGAAGAGAGAAAATAGTACTAAATTAATAGCTAAAGATTTGGTTTTAAAAAATGCTAATAAAAGTTATAAAAAAGAATATAGATCATTTATAAAAGGTTTAGGATCAATGATAATTCAAAATGGATTATATGGAACATTAGTTTTTTTAAAAGCAAAAGGAAAAGAACATCATTTACAAATATTTAATGATATAGAAGAATTTTTAACTAAAAAAGACCTTATTAAAGGTGATGATTTATTAGAATTTCTTGAAAAAACAGATAATTTATCATTAATACAAGATAGGGTTTTAGAATTTGCAAATTGGTATAGAAGGTATGTAGATATATTTATAGGTGGTGATTGA
- a CDS encoding vWA domain-containing protein: MKELELKYSFDKPYIYSGTKEDSYVNLLIEVKPGEEIRKEGYEVKGTDFCIVLDVSGSMSGYIEEGISKLETAVKSTKNLYQYLTPEDSVSLIIYHSYPVVILDHAKNISEEEYNKAVEKAYTESGATNISAALKKAREILKVNTGNTKKIIFLTDGLPVEDREEDGIEEGNLIAEENISITALGIGNDFNYTYIEKVVKPGRGTTDWIKSAGESIQIFEKTLKRAKSIVVNEIELEIKVSEKVRANEYYRAVPETTYYGKLELDKERIYKIKLDDIEKNRYYQYVFEIAIPGVQNEYEGKFRVMSAKLRYQIPATKERKEEKVDIVIEMTRDIEKSNYEYQSVKEIVERCKIKKLDEYLNEYINKNNDKGVIKTIDEIIERLEEIGEEEIAENYRKIKENYIKTKNIPNNLLIAASNSSTKINDEGFITEDDNLEELYNDIF, encoded by the coding sequence TTGAAAGAATTAGAACTAAAGTACAGTTTTGACAAACCATATATATACTCAGGAACAAAAGAAGATAGTTATGTAAATCTATTAATAGAAGTAAAACCAGGAGAAGAAATAAGAAAAGAGGGATATGAAGTAAAAGGAACAGACTTTTGTATAGTATTAGATGTATCAGGTTCGATGAGTGGTTATATAGAAGAAGGAATAAGTAAATTAGAAACAGCAGTAAAATCGACAAAAAATCTATACCAATATCTAACGCCAGAAGATAGTGTAAGTTTAATAATATATCATTCATATCCAGTAGTAATATTAGATCATGCAAAAAACATAAGCGAAGAAGAATATAACAAAGCAGTAGAAAAAGCATATACAGAATCAGGAGCAACGAACATATCAGCAGCATTAAAAAAAGCAAGAGAAATACTAAAAGTAAATACAGGAAACACAAAAAAAATAATATTTTTAACAGATGGATTACCAGTAGAAGACAGAGAAGAAGATGGGATAGAAGAAGGTAATTTAATAGCAGAAGAAAATATAAGTATAACAGCATTAGGGATAGGAAATGACTTTAATTATACATATATAGAAAAAGTAGTAAAACCAGGAAGAGGAACTACAGATTGGATAAAAAGTGCAGGAGAATCAATACAAATATTTGAAAAGACATTAAAAAGGGCAAAATCAATAGTAGTAAATGAAATAGAATTAGAAATAAAAGTTTCAGAAAAAGTAAGAGCAAATGAATATTATAGGGCAGTACCAGAAACAACATATTATGGAAAATTAGAATTAGATAAAGAAAGGATATATAAAATAAAATTAGATGACATAGAAAAGAATAGATATTATCAATATGTATTTGAAATAGCGATACCAGGAGTACAAAATGAATATGAAGGGAAATTTAGAGTAATGAGTGCAAAATTAAGATATCAAATACCAGCAACAAAAGAAAGAAAAGAAGAAAAAGTAGATATAGTAATAGAAATGACAAGAGATATAGAAAAATCAAATTATGAATATCAAAGTGTAAAAGAAATAGTAGAAAGATGTAAAATAAAAAAATTAGATGAATATTTAAATGAATATATAAATAAAAATAACGATAAGGGAGTAATAAAAACAATAGATGAAATAATAGAAAGATTAGAAGAAATAGGAGAAGAAGAAATAGCAGAAAATTATAGAAAAATAAAAGAAAATTATATAAAGACAAAAAATATACCAAATAACTTATTAATAGCAGCATCAAATTCATCAACAAAAATAAATGATGAAGGTTTTATAACTGAAGATGATAATTTAGAAGAATTATATAACGATATATTTTAA
- the cmr6 gene encoding type III-B CRISPR module RAMP protein Cmr6, whose translation MIDLKQFIHQPNQIKNSSLYYDKFVFSEKRLMEKDNTISDEINRVLNGDTRNENIKNNRNKLKRDLASRKIDDVLERQIKERYKDILINIATRELKEKIELAKRLRINMIKSLKNRYRILSYEIYTKTPFLIGAGIPSIDEVGFYWSRNLGLPIIPGTTLKGAFRKFLELKNSTFIDSIFGKEDNKGDAIFLDTIPIDNIELGKEFQAPHFQNYYSKNKAPNDIYNPVPINYLSVFKGKFRLDIIIEKNNDEIFKEIESNIKEFLEFYGLGAKTSMGYGRFNISRQL comes from the coding sequence GTGATTGATTTGAAACAATTTATACATCAACCAAATCAAATTAAAAATTCTAGTTTGTATTATGATAAATTTGTATTTAGTGAAAAAAGATTAATGGAAAAAGATAATACCATATCAGATGAAATAAATAGAGTTTTAAATGGCGATACAAGAAATGAAAATATAAAAAATAATAGAAATAAATTAAAAAGAGATTTAGCAAGCAGAAAAATTGATGATGTTTTAGAAAGACAAATAAAAGAAAGGTATAAAGATATTCTAATAAATATAGCAACAAGAGAATTAAAAGAAAAAATAGAATTAGCCAAAAGATTAAGAATTAATATGATAAAATCATTAAAAAACAGGTATAGAATATTAAGCTATGAAATTTATACCAAAACTCCATTTTTAATAGGTGCAGGAATACCTTCTATAGATGAAGTTGGTTTTTATTGGAGTAGAAATTTAGGATTGCCTATAATACCTGGAACAACATTAAAGGGAGCTTTTAGAAAATTTTTAGAATTAAAAAATTCAACATTTATAGACTCTATATTTGGTAAAGAAGATAATAAAGGGGATGCTATATTTTTAGATACAATTCCAATAGATAATATAGAATTAGGTAAAGAGTTTCAAGCACCACATTTTCAAAATTATTATAGTAAAAACAAAGCTCCAAATGATATATATAATCCTGTCCCAATAAATTATTTGAGTGTTTTTAAAGGGAAATTTAGATTAGATATAATAATAGAAAAAAATAATGATGAGATATTTAAAGAAATAGAAAGTAACATAAAAGAATTTTTAGAATTTTACGGATTAGGTGCAAAAACATCAATGGGTTATGGAAGATTTAATATAAGTAGGCAGCTTTAA
- a CDS encoding sigma 54-interacting transcriptional regulator, which produces MHKKEEYINKIMESLKIQFDEKKERISIDEYFDSDFKSSELCIIEESFLEEPKNPAKRKNINTEELKNKKIILIVDDKINGNIFDKFLEYEIIGIFRKKRLMYEFEELGKFEKLLKEYIRKMNYDLKVEGNKIYKYIPYKNLRNWKFFPNTENIYKFYEENKYVSIFLDPAMKDFSRKLREIIKDFNNTKEKYKKELNDMEEKIKGKSIKNLDKELSKYDRKIFLPSLLIEGETGTGKTLIAEIISNAISNSIYKFSLSNISKNLIDSELFGTREGAYTDAKDRKGKILSNIGKCIFLDEIAEIPEDVQTKLLLYLDDFRIRPEGLDGSPLLAPAFIISATNKNLKKEINNGNFREDLYYRFKYKIKIPSLKERREDLRFLINFILLNPYINYYDNENDTYLIEKISLEAIEKLENYDYPGNFRELEGILKNAVNLASSENLNIILEKHIVY; this is translated from the coding sequence GTGCATAAAAAAGAAGAATATATTAATAAAATAATGGAATCTTTAAAAATTCAGTTTGATGAAAAAAAAGAAAGAATATCAATTGATGAATATTTTGATAGTGATTTTAAATCTTCGGAGTTATGTATTATAGAGGAAAGTTTTTTAGAGGAACCAAAAAATCCAGCAAAAAGAAAAAATATAAATACAGAAGAATTAAAAAACAAAAAAATAATTTTAATTGTTGATGATAAGATAAATGGAAATATATTTGATAAATTTTTAGAATATGAGATAATAGGCATTTTTAGAAAAAAAAGGTTAATGTATGAATTTGAAGAATTAGGAAAGTTTGAAAAATTATTAAAAGAATATATTAGAAAAATGAATTATGATTTAAAAGTTGAAGGGAATAAAATTTATAAATATATACCATATAAAAATTTAAGAAATTGGAAATTTTTCCCTAATACAGAAAATATATATAAATTCTACGAAGAAAATAAATATGTATCTATATTTTTAGACCCTGCAATGAAAGATTTTTCTAGAAAATTAAGAGAAATAATAAAGGATTTTAATAATACAAAAGAAAAATATAAAAAAGAATTGAATGATATGGAAGAAAAAATAAAGGGAAAAAGCATAAAAAATTTAGATAAAGAATTATCAAAATATGATAGAAAAATATTTTTGCCTTCATTATTAATAGAAGGAGAGACTGGAACTGGGAAAACATTAATAGCAGAAATTATATCGAATGCCATAAGTAATAGCATATACAAATTTTCTCTATCAAATATTTCAAAAAATTTAATTGATTCAGAATTGTTTGGGACTAGAGAAGGTGCTTATACAGATGCTAAAGATAGAAAGGGAAAGATATTATCTAATATAGGAAAATGTATTTTTTTAGATGAAATTGCAGAAATTCCTGAAGATGTTCAAACAAAATTGTTGTTATATTTAGATGATTTTAGAATTAGACCAGAAGGATTAGATGGATCACCTTTATTAGCTCCCGCTTTTATCATTTCTGCAACTAATAAAAATTTAAAAAAAGAAATAAATAATGGTAATTTTAGAGAAGATTTATATTATAGATTTAAATATAAAATAAAAATACCTTCTTTAAAGGAAAGACGTGAAGACTTAAGATTTTTAATTAATTTTATATTATTAAATCCATATATAAATTATTATGACAATGAGAATGATACATATTTAATAGAAAAAATATCGTTAGAAGCAATAGAAAAATTGGAAAATTATGATTATCCAGGTAATTTTAGAGAGCTAGAAGGTATTCTAAAAAATGCAGTAAATTTGGCTTCTTCTGAAAATTTAAATATAATATTAGAAAAACATATAGTTTATTAA